A portion of the Centroberyx gerrardi isolate f3 unplaced genomic scaffold, fCenGer3.hap1.cur.20231027 Scaffold_495, whole genome shotgun sequence genome contains these proteins:
- the LOC144538415 gene encoding membrane protein FAM174B-like, producing MATFNLALTFIIAAAWQVSCEPQTLSSPATQLNSTSSIILQDELTNNGTDATTESRISSIITHLPTLKNIVIFICVLTAALITCLVIKVFRSGRRIRKTRKYDIITTPAERVEMAPLNEENEDEDDSTLFDVKYR from the exons ATGGCGACATTTAATCTCGCCTTAACTTTTATTATCGCGGCGGCCTGGCAAGTCAGCTGTGAACCACAAACTCTTTCTTCGCCCGCGACGCAGTTAAATTCAACATCATCCATCATCCTCCAAGATGAACTGACAAATAATGGCACAGATGCAACTACGGAATCCCGGATTTCTTCTATCATAACGCATCTCCCAACTCTGAAAAACATTGTTATTTTCATCTGCGTGCTAACAGCTGCTCTCATCACATGCCTGGTCATCAAAGTGTTCAG ATCTGGGAGACGAATTAGAAAAACACGAAAATATGACATTATAACTACACCTGCAGAGCGTGTGGAGATGGCCCCTCTCAACGAGGAGAACGAGGACGAGGATGA